The following coding sequences lie in one Rutidosis leptorrhynchoides isolate AG116_Rl617_1_P2 chromosome 4, CSIRO_AGI_Rlap_v1, whole genome shotgun sequence genomic window:
- the LOC139843929 gene encoding histone H4 gives MSGRGKGGKGLGKGGAKRHRKVLRDNIQGITKPAIRRLARRGGVKRISGLIYEETRGVLKIFLENVIRDSVTYTEHARRKTVTAMDVVYALKRQGRTLYGFGG, from the coding sequence aTGTCAGGTCGTGGAAAGGGAGGAAAAGGATTAGGAAAGGGAGGAGCAAAACGACATCGTAAGGTGTTGCGAGACAACATTCAAGGTATCACAAAGCCTGCAATCAGGAGGTTAGCGAGAAGAGGTGGAGTGAAACGTATAAGCGGATTGATATACGAAGAGACACGTGGCGTGCTGAAGATATTTCTAGAGAATGTGATTAGAGATTCAGTTACGTACACTGAACACGCCAGAAGGAAGACGGTTACAGCTATGGATGTTGTTTATGCTTTGAAGAGACAAGGCCGTACTCTTTATGGTTTCGGTGGTTAG